A section of the Spirosoma pollinicola genome encodes:
- a CDS encoding carboxypeptidase regulatory-like domain-containing protein has translation MIRFFSTLALVWLTVSLVLAQSITKKADNQFDQLAYSRAIELYEQALSNPKNLAEKERRDAQAKLGYSYQQTRDMPNAERVYRDLINSGTLPADYNKCYLFYAQTLASNGKYREAQEAYEKFGSVQSSDKRSPSFSKLYSDASALTRNAGSYKVEFLSMNTKRAEFSPMLYKDGLVFVSASNGGNGIKRVFKWNNTPFLDLYYLPDLKTVKSSKAFSLGGSKSSKKPVQTRLIRPLGSDDYTAPTANDTRTVGFYGGNNISKGYEDQPISESDRFSRTLNTKYHEGPATFTKDGSRVIFTRNNFNEGQYRQSTDGVNKLKLFTATQTNGTWSKAEELPFNSDEYSTGHPALSKGANGEPDQLLYFASDRPGGFGGTDIYVSKWTNGKWGDPINLGKEVNSKGNELFPFADEKGNIYFSSDGRAGLGDLDIFYAQLMPDGQQVRFVRNLGEPINSSKDDFGIVTDGDRNAGYFSSNRKHGGADDDVYRFTREGSLYPCRELTVSVVDAMSREPLANTVIALDNPKNDKQKELKTDAEGLVKICLDVDSDFKFMASREGYIDNTVGFSTMDLSDDQPSRLEILLDKPTSSGTSTASILRGRVTTQTDKLPIAGVNVVLVNGCDGSKQEATTGPDGSYEFAVQPGCDYSLEAMKDSMGTLGSRVTKDGAGSSDLTMFREGDVIKIDNIYYNLNKSAIRPDAAVELDKVVALLTKYPAMTIEMRSHTDSRATAIYNKTLSSNRAKAAVAYLKSKGIATKRLIAKGYGESELLNKCKDGVNCPEDEHQQNRRTEIKILKLD, from the coding sequence ATGATACGTTTTTTCTCAACTCTTGCGCTCGTCTGGCTGACAGTCAGTTTAGTACTGGCGCAGTCGATCACGAAAAAAGCCGATAATCAATTTGATCAACTGGCCTATTCAAGGGCTATTGAATTGTATGAGCAGGCCCTGTCAAATCCTAAAAATCTGGCAGAAAAGGAACGCCGGGATGCGCAGGCCAAGCTAGGATACAGCTATCAGCAAACACGCGATATGCCCAATGCCGAGCGTGTTTACCGCGACCTCATTAACAGCGGCACTCTCCCCGCCGATTATAATAAATGCTATTTATTTTATGCACAGACGCTGGCCAGTAACGGCAAGTACCGCGAAGCCCAGGAGGCTTACGAGAAATTCGGCAGCGTACAGTCGAGCGATAAACGTAGTCCGTCCTTTTCGAAACTTTATAGCGATGCCAGTGCACTCACTCGAAACGCAGGTAGCTATAAGGTTGAATTTTTGAGCATGAATACCAAACGCGCTGAGTTTAGTCCGATGCTGTATAAAGACGGGCTCGTGTTTGTATCGGCCAGCAATGGAGGTAACGGCATTAAGCGTGTGTTTAAATGGAACAATACGCCTTTCCTGGATTTGTATTACCTGCCGGATTTAAAAACGGTGAAGTCATCGAAGGCTTTCAGTTTGGGAGGCAGCAAATCATCGAAAAAACCAGTTCAAACGCGGTTGATTCGGCCACTCGGCAGTGATGATTACACCGCGCCAACCGCCAACGATACACGCACGGTTGGTTTCTACGGAGGAAATAACATTAGTAAAGGGTACGAAGATCAGCCTATTAGCGAATCGGACCGATTTAGCCGGACGTTGAATACCAAGTACCACGAAGGTCCGGCCACTTTCACAAAAGATGGGTCGCGGGTTATTTTTACGCGTAATAATTTTAATGAAGGTCAATACCGTCAAAGTACCGATGGCGTAAATAAACTCAAGCTGTTTACCGCTACCCAAACAAATGGAACCTGGAGCAAAGCGGAGGAGTTGCCATTCAACAGCGATGAATACTCTACCGGGCACCCGGCTTTATCGAAAGGCGCTAACGGCGAACCAGATCAATTGCTGTACTTCGCGTCTGACCGGCCGGGTGGGTTTGGTGGCACAGATATCTATGTATCCAAGTGGACCAATGGTAAATGGGGTGATCCCATAAATCTTGGCAAGGAAGTGAATTCCAAAGGGAATGAACTGTTTCCATTTGCCGATGAAAAGGGAAATATCTACTTTTCGTCGGATGGGCGCGCAGGGTTGGGTGATCTGGATATTTTCTACGCACAACTTATGCCCGATGGTCAGCAAGTCCGATTTGTGCGCAATCTGGGCGAACCCATCAACTCATCGAAAGATGATTTCGGTATCGTAACCGATGGTGACCGGAATGCCGGTTATTTTAGTAGTAATCGTAAACACGGCGGTGCCGACGATGATGTGTATCGTTTTACACGTGAAGGCTCCCTTTATCCATGCCGTGAACTAACTGTGAGCGTAGTTGATGCCATGTCCAGAGAACCATTGGCCAACACAGTTATCGCCCTGGATAATCCAAAGAACGATAAACAGAAAGAGCTGAAAACCGATGCTGAAGGTCTTGTCAAAATTTGTCTGGATGTCGATAGTGATTTTAAATTCATGGCCAGTCGGGAAGGATACATTGACAACACAGTTGGGTTCTCTACGATGGATCTTTCTGATGACCAGCCCTCACGACTGGAAATCCTGTTGGACAAACCAACGAGTTCAGGAACATCTACCGCATCGATTCTGCGTGGCCGTGTAACGACCCAAACAGATAAACTACCCATTGCCGGTGTAAACGTAGTGCTGGTGAACGGTTGCGATGGCAGCAAGCAGGAAGCGACAACCGGGCCTGACGGCAGCTACGAATTTGCGGTTCAACCCGGCTGTGATTACTCGCTCGAAGCCATGAAAGATAGTATGGGTACGCTTGGCAGTCGTGTTACCAAGGATGGAGCAGGCTCGAGCGATCTGACGATGTTCAGGGAAGGCGATGTGATTAAAATTGACAATATCTATTACAATTTGAATAAGTCGGCCATTCGTCCTGATGCCGCTGTTGAATTGGACAAAGTAGTAGCCTTGTTAACTAAATATCCAGCCATGACCATTGAAATGCGGTCGCATACCGATAGTCGGGCTACGGCCATCTATAACAAAACCTTATCGAGTAATCGGGCTAAAGCAGCAGTGGCCTATCTGAAATCGAAAGGTATTGCTACGAAACGGTTGATCGCGAAGGGGTATGGCGAAAGTGAGTTGTTGAATAAATGTAAAGATGGCGTGAATTGCCCTGAAGATGAGCATCAGCAAAATCGTCGGACAGAAATTAAAATTCTAAAACTAGACTAA
- a CDS encoding PorP/SprF family type IX secretion system membrane protein, protein MSNKFSIKHSAVVLLLVLGIGSSQVRAQQDKMFSQYMFNMMALNPAYAGSRDVLSMSALYRNQWTGLPGAPQTATFTADMPLNNERIGVGIQLYGDKVGVIQETGAFASYAFRIKVGAKSTLALGLQGGASSYQANLSEVKTSPDNQIDPAFASNISKMLPNFGTGIYLSNDKSYLSISVPRLIKNKLSEYNVGDYRSVQARQAYLAAGFVVGISPVVKMKPSFLVKYAEGAPLGFDGNINFWFADRIAIGASIRRNQFSSWTKYTTDAVVGMLEVQLTDQFRFGYAYDRTMSNLQSVAPSSHEIMIRYELGFGKNRILTPRYF, encoded by the coding sequence ATGTCAAACAAGTTTTCAATTAAACATTCGGCAGTCGTGCTGCTACTGGTCCTCGGGATCGGTAGCAGCCAGGTCCGGGCGCAGCAGGACAAGATGTTCTCGCAGTACATGTTCAACATGATGGCCCTTAATCCGGCCTATGCTGGCAGTCGGGATGTGCTAAGCATGTCGGCTCTTTATCGGAACCAGTGGACCGGCCTGCCCGGCGCTCCGCAAACGGCAACGTTTACGGCCGATATGCCCCTCAACAATGAGCGTATTGGCGTTGGTATACAACTCTACGGCGATAAGGTTGGTGTAATTCAGGAAACAGGTGCCTTTGCTTCGTATGCCTTCCGCATTAAAGTGGGCGCAAAAAGTACGCTGGCACTGGGCTTACAGGGAGGTGCATCGAGCTATCAGGCTAATCTAAGTGAGGTGAAAACATCACCCGATAACCAGATTGACCCCGCCTTTGCCAGTAATATTTCGAAAATGCTACCGAATTTCGGCACCGGCATTTACCTGAGCAACGACAAGTCATACCTGAGCATATCCGTACCTCGCCTGATCAAGAACAAGTTAAGTGAGTACAACGTGGGCGACTATCGTTCCGTACAGGCTCGCCAGGCTTATTTAGCGGCTGGTTTTGTGGTGGGTATTAGCCCGGTTGTCAAAATGAAGCCATCCTTTCTGGTAAAATATGCCGAAGGGGCTCCGCTAGGATTTGATGGAAACATCAACTTCTGGTTTGCCGACCGGATCGCCATCGGTGCGTCGATTCGCCGGAATCAATTTTCAAGCTGGACGAAGTACACGACCGATGCTGTTGTTGGCATGCTCGAAGTGCAATTGACAGACCAGTTCCGGTTTGGCTATGCCTATGATCGTACCATGAGCAATCTGCAAAGCGTAGCACCAAGCTCGCACGAGATCATGATCCGGTACGAACTTGGTTTTGGGAAGAACCGTATCCTGACCCCGCGTTATTTTTAA